Proteins from a genomic interval of Micromonospora sp. NBC_00389:
- the orn gene encoding oligoribonuclease, giving the protein MPVADLLVWIDCEMTGLDLGSDKLIEVAALVTDPDLNVLGDGVDVVIHADEAALDAMPEIVRTMHAKSGLTEEVRRSPVTLAEAEDQVLEYVSSFVKDPRTAPLCGNSIATDRGFIARDMPRLDAHLHYRMIDVSSIKELCRRWYPRVYFGQPQKGLAHRALADIRESIRELEYYRRTIFVPLPGPDVETAKGIAAEL; this is encoded by the coding sequence GTGCCGGTGGCTGATCTCCTCGTCTGGATCGACTGTGAAATGACCGGGTTGGACCTTGGCAGCGACAAGCTGATCGAGGTCGCGGCACTGGTCACCGATCCCGACCTCAACGTGCTGGGTGACGGCGTCGACGTGGTGATCCACGCCGATGAGGCCGCGCTGGACGCGATGCCGGAGATCGTCCGGACGATGCACGCCAAGTCCGGCCTCACCGAGGAGGTGCGCCGCTCGCCGGTGACCCTGGCCGAGGCCGAGGACCAGGTGCTGGAGTACGTCAGCAGCTTCGTCAAGGATCCGCGTACCGCGCCGCTGTGCGGCAACTCGATCGCCACCGACCGGGGCTTCATCGCCCGGGACATGCCCCGCCTCGACGCCCACTTGCACTACCGCATGATCGACGTCTCGTCGATCAAGGAGCTGTGCCGCCGCTGGTACCCCCGGGTGTACTTCGGCCAGCCGCAGAAGGGCCTGGCGCACCGGGCGCTGGCCGACATCCGGGAGAGCATCCGGGAGTTGGAGTACTACCGCCGGACGATCTTCGTGCCGCTGCCCGGCCCGGACGTGGAGACCGCCAAGGGGATCGCCGCGGAGCTCTGA
- a CDS encoding L,D-transpeptidase, translating into MRASQDQLIRPGGRRRVFAAGLLAVALALTSACTDGSGDKPSSWQGGGENPAPKAAATISEPATDAKDVPASTGITFSTKDAVETAVELKDAAGKAVEGTLAADGKTWLPAGALAYGTSYTATVTATGDDGRPATATSTFTTMAKPANQVRVSSFLGDNQVVGVGMPLIVKFSRGIPEDYRDDVQRRMTVTSTPAQEGIWHWVSPTEIRYRPKEFWKADSKVSYRVQAGGLPLGDNWYGRADLSVDIKIGASVVMTVDNKTKRMTVTRNGSVIKTIPVSLGKKATPSSSGTMVVIEKLRKTVFDTMEELGPEEGYRTKIDFAQRLTWGGEFIHAAPWSEGQQGRVNVSHGCVNVSMANGDWLFKNTQIGDPITVKGTERKLQNGNGWTDWNMSWDEYVKGSALPYEPPADPDTSATPGATDGSAPTPTPTA; encoded by the coding sequence ATGCGAGCTAGCCAGGACCAGCTGATCCGGCCCGGTGGGCGACGCCGCGTGTTCGCGGCAGGGCTTCTCGCCGTGGCGCTGGCCTTGACCTCCGCCTGCACCGATGGCAGCGGCGACAAGCCGTCCTCGTGGCAGGGTGGCGGCGAGAACCCAGCGCCGAAGGCGGCGGCGACCATCAGCGAACCGGCGACCGACGCCAAGGACGTGCCGGCCTCCACCGGCATCACCTTCAGCACGAAGGACGCCGTGGAGACCGCCGTCGAGCTCAAGGACGCGGCCGGCAAGGCGGTCGAGGGCACCCTCGCTGCGGACGGTAAGACCTGGCTTCCGGCCGGAGCGCTGGCGTACGGCACGAGCTACACGGCCACGGTGACCGCCACCGGCGACGACGGCCGTCCGGCGACCGCCACCAGCACCTTCACCACGATGGCCAAGCCGGCCAACCAGGTGCGGGTGAGCAGCTTCCTCGGCGACAACCAGGTGGTCGGGGTCGGGATGCCGCTGATCGTGAAGTTCAGTCGGGGCATCCCGGAGGACTACCGCGACGACGTGCAGCGCCGGATGACGGTGACCTCGACGCCGGCCCAGGAGGGCATCTGGCACTGGGTCAGCCCCACCGAGATCCGGTACCGGCCGAAGGAGTTCTGGAAGGCCGACAGCAAGGTCTCCTACCGGGTGCAGGCCGGCGGCCTGCCGCTGGGTGACAACTGGTACGGCCGGGCCGACCTCAGCGTGGACATCAAGATCGGCGCATCGGTGGTCATGACGGTCGACAACAAGACCAAGCGCATGACGGTGACCCGGAACGGCTCCGTGATCAAGACCATTCCGGTCAGCCTCGGCAAGAAGGCCACCCCGTCGTCCAGCGGGACCATGGTCGTGATTGAGAAGCTGCGCAAGACGGTCTTCGACACCATGGAGGAGTTGGGCCCCGAGGAGGGCTACCGCACCAAGATCGACTTTGCCCAGCGGCTCACCTGGGGCGGGGAGTTCATCCACGCGGCCCCCTGGTCCGAGGGACAGCAGGGCAGGGTGAACGTGTCGCACGGCTGCGTGAACGTGTCGATGGCCAACGGTGACTGGCTGTTCAAGAACACCCAGATCGGCGACCCGATCACGGTCAAGGGCACCGAGCGCAAGCTCCAGAACGGCAACGGCTGGACCGACTGGAACATGAGCTGGGACGAGTACGTCAAGGGCAGTGCCCTGCCGTACGAGCCGCCGGCCGATCCCGACACCTCGGCCACCCCGGGCGCCACGGACGGGAGCGCCCCCACCCCGACGCCGACCGCCTGA
- a CDS encoding L,D-transpeptidase, protein MARFTRAGAVVGALTLAASLALTGCGDEQKKPEFVGGAEPSASADPGTAQPAAPAAPSGPPLALNPADGTKNKPVSTEISAKLPDGGKVSAVTLTAAGGGAVEGKLRTDGSSWVPSAPLKYGTRYTATVTASAPDGTSSQGTSNFTTMAKPKSTVGSGLYLFDDKSYGVAMPVVTEFHPGIPKKDRAAVQKRMFVRTDPPQPGAWHWVDNGTQAYYRAPEYWQPGTTITVRIALAGVPLSNGRYGDVDRKATAKIGRSFVMKVDNATKKMTVYENGALIRTVPVSLGKKSTPSSSGTMVVMEKKESTVFDTRDDPDPTNRYVTEIDFAQRLTWGGEYIHAAPWSEHVQGRQNVSHGCVNVSMANARWLFEKTRIGDPITVKGTERKLAAGNGWTAWSLSWSQFVKGSALPVPSGGSGPAL, encoded by the coding sequence ATGGCACGGTTCACGCGAGCCGGGGCGGTGGTGGGCGCTCTGACCCTGGCGGCGTCGCTGGCACTGACCGGGTGCGGCGACGAGCAGAAGAAGCCGGAATTCGTGGGTGGGGCCGAGCCGAGCGCGAGCGCCGACCCCGGCACGGCCCAGCCAGCGGCGCCGGCTGCGCCGAGCGGCCCCCCGCTGGCGCTGAATCCGGCCGACGGCACGAAGAACAAGCCGGTGAGCACGGAGATCAGCGCGAAGCTCCCGGACGGCGGGAAGGTCTCCGCGGTCACCCTGACCGCTGCGGGTGGCGGCGCGGTGGAGGGCAAGTTGCGGACCGATGGCTCCTCCTGGGTGCCGTCCGCTCCACTGAAGTACGGCACCCGCTACACGGCCACGGTCACCGCGTCTGCGCCCGACGGCACGAGCAGTCAGGGCACCAGCAACTTCACCACGATGGCCAAGCCGAAGTCGACCGTCGGGTCCGGCCTGTACCTCTTCGACGACAAGAGCTACGGGGTGGCCATGCCGGTGGTCACCGAGTTCCACCCGGGTATCCCGAAGAAGGACCGGGCGGCGGTGCAGAAGCGGATGTTCGTCCGTACCGACCCGCCGCAGCCGGGGGCTTGGCACTGGGTCGACAACGGCACGCAGGCCTACTACCGGGCGCCGGAGTACTGGCAGCCGGGCACCACCATCACTGTACGGATCGCGCTGGCCGGGGTGCCGCTCAGCAACGGCAGGTACGGCGACGTCGACCGCAAGGCCACCGCCAAGATCGGCCGGTCGTTCGTGATGAAGGTCGACAACGCCACCAAGAAGATGACGGTGTACGAGAACGGCGCGCTGATCCGCACCGTGCCGGTGAGTCTGGGCAAGAAGAGCACCCCGTCCTCCAGCGGCACCATGGTGGTGATGGAGAAGAAGGAGTCCACGGTCTTCGACACCCGCGACGATCCGGACCCGACCAACCGCTACGTCACCGAAATCGATTTCGCCCAGCGGCTCACCTGGGGTGGCGAGTACATCCACGCCGCGCCCTGGTCGGAGCACGTGCAGGGGCGGCAGAACGTGTCGCACGGCTGCGTGAACGTGTCGATGGCGAACGCCCGGTGGTTGTTCGAGAAGACCCGGATCGGTGACCCGATCACGGTGAAGGGCACCGAGCGCAAGCTCGCCGCCGGCAACGGTTGGACGGCGTGGAGCCTGAGCTGGTCGCAGTTCGTCAAGGGCAGCGCGTTGCCGGTGCCCTCGGGCGGGTCCGGCCCGGCACTCTGA
- a CDS encoding site-specific integrase: protein MLRAMLSQAVREELLARNVARLVQAPTPDREEIHPWTETEARAFLTAARAHRLHALFVVALALGLRRGELLGLRWSDVDLDAGQLRVWQTLQRVRGDGVVFGPPKSRRSRRVLTMPAVVHQALKRHRNAQEHERRLANGQWQESGLVFTTATGRHVEPRNLNTAFGRLIARAGVRPIRFHDMRHNCATLLLAAGVSPRVVMDILGHSQIAVTMNIYGHVMPAMQQEAASHMDAALSEPEAEAGDDADE, encoded by the coding sequence GTGCTGCGAGCGATGCTCAGTCAGGCCGTACGCGAGGAGTTGCTTGCCCGCAACGTCGCCCGGTTGGTGCAGGCGCCCACTCCTGATCGGGAGGAAATCCACCCCTGGACCGAGACCGAAGCCCGCGCCTTCCTGACGGCAGCAAGGGCACACCGGCTGCATGCCCTGTTCGTCGTCGCGTTGGCTCTTGGTCTGCGACGTGGTGAACTGCTCGGACTGCGGTGGTCGGATGTCGACCTGGACGCCGGACAGTTACGGGTGTGGCAGACATTGCAGCGGGTTCGCGGCGACGGTGTGGTGTTCGGCCCGCCCAAGTCGCGCCGCTCCCGGCGGGTGCTGACGATGCCGGCCGTCGTGCACCAGGCGCTCAAGCGACACCGCAACGCGCAGGAGCATGAGCGCAGACTCGCCAACGGGCAGTGGCAAGAGTCGGGGCTTGTCTTCACCACCGCCACCGGTCGCCACGTCGAACCACGCAACCTGAACACTGCCTTCGGCCGCTTGATCGCGCGAGCCGGTGTTCGGCCGATCCGGTTCCACGACATGCGGCACAACTGCGCGACCCTGCTGCTGGCCGCAGGCGTGTCGCCACGGGTGGTCATGGACATCCTCGGCCACTCGCAGATCGCGGTGACCATGAACATCTACGGACACGTCATGCCGGCGATGCAGCAGGAGGCCGCAAGCCACATGGATGCGGCGCTCAGCGAGCCGGAAGCAGAGGCAGGTGATGACGCTGACGAGTGA
- a CDS encoding VOC family protein, with the protein MFETAFVNLYTHDIEAGIRFYRDLLGFTETFRTPTEGVPEHIELRLGGFTVGLGTVEAAKRVHGVEAEPGRPAMVLVVWTRDVNAAFEKLVAAGVPAIQPPHDAGNNNRNALLRDPDGNLVEIVSKVG; encoded by the coding sequence ATGTTCGAGACAGCATTCGTCAATCTCTACACGCACGACATCGAAGCGGGGATCCGCTTCTACCGCGATCTGCTCGGGTTCACGGAGACGTTCCGGACTCCCACCGAGGGAGTCCCGGAGCACATCGAGCTTCGGCTCGGCGGATTCACCGTCGGACTCGGCACGGTCGAGGCTGCCAAGAGGGTCCACGGGGTGGAGGCGGAACCGGGCAGACCTGCCATGGTCCTGGTGGTGTGGACACGAGACGTCAACGCGGCCTTCGAGAAGCTGGTTGCCGCTGGCGTCCCTGCGATCCAACCGCCACACGATGCCGGCAACAACAACCGCAACGCCCTGCTGCGCGACCCGGACGGCAACCTTGTAGAGATCGTCTCCAAGGTCGGGTAA
- a CDS encoding HAD family hydrolase: protein MVTPRVIATDLDGTLLRSDSTLSDRTRKALRITRAAGARVVAATARPARVIEDLFGSESLIDMAICGNGAVRYEVGSHKVLITHPLRQDVTQRVVADVSRLVPEAGFAVETGYQVLFEPGYRYRPTLDNERVPVAALSELVADQLVKIMVWLPDQDPDAAWTRLRPSLGQFVECTWSAERAPLEIAAPGVSKAAALATLCQDWEVDPAEVIAFGDAPNDLPMLAWAGTSYAVANAHGSVLAATANHTAGNDEDGVAQVLEDLFA from the coding sequence ATGGTCACTCCTCGCGTCATCGCCACGGATCTCGACGGCACCCTCCTCCGCAGCGACTCGACGCTGTCTGACCGCACCCGCAAGGCACTGCGAATCACGCGAGCGGCTGGCGCGCGTGTGGTGGCGGCAACTGCCCGCCCGGCCCGCGTCATCGAGGATCTCTTCGGGTCCGAGAGTCTCATCGACATGGCAATCTGTGGTAACGGGGCGGTGCGGTACGAGGTCGGCAGCCACAAGGTTCTGATCACTCACCCGCTGCGTCAGGACGTGACGCAGCGGGTGGTGGCGGATGTCTCGCGTCTGGTGCCGGAGGCGGGATTTGCCGTGGAGACCGGTTACCAGGTGCTCTTCGAACCCGGCTACCGCTACCGCCCGACGCTGGACAACGAACGGGTGCCCGTAGCGGCGCTCTCGGAACTCGTTGCCGACCAGTTGGTCAAGATCATGGTCTGGCTACCCGATCAGGACCCGGATGCTGCCTGGACGCGGCTGCGTCCCAGTCTCGGTCAGTTCGTTGAATGCACATGGTCTGCCGAACGCGCGCCGCTGGAGATCGCCGCGCCAGGCGTATCCAAGGCCGCGGCCCTGGCCACGCTCTGCCAGGACTGGGAGGTCGATCCAGCTGAGGTGATCGCCTTCGGCGACGCTCCCAACGACCTACCCATGCTCGCATGGGCGGGCACCTCATATGCCGTCGCAAACGCACACGGCTCGGTGCTCGCGGCGACAGCCAACCACACAGCCGGCAATGACGAGGACGGCGTTGCCCAGGTCCTGGAGGATCTCTTTGCCTAG
- a CDS encoding low temperature requirement protein A, whose amino-acid sequence MTVGGLRGLFRGREGELLLDLVYVFALTGISERLILDFTTQRRVVLPELGQTALLLLALWYTWVRAAVLTSAYDPRKRAIRLALVLVMFGSMIMAVTLPFAFGDRGVVFAVTYVAIQLGKPLVLLLGRYDLERHSCARILCWAAVSAVPWIAGAVLFPQSPARGVLWTLALALDYTGLVLGWPVPRLGRTRIEDWRLAGEHIAERYQQFIVIALGETILLTGLTFADEFTPDRVVPSVVAFATTMLMWRIYFHRAGAVLPAAIEAIPRPARLGRSAFHTHLVIVTGILATGVGHALVIHHPVGNEDPLWLAVILGGPALFLAGRSGLEYEVFARVSPSRPIGLLALAALAPVMVRLPPLIATSTAATVLAGVAAWDTIREREHPGEEPSPPGSTRQQR is encoded by the coding sequence ATGACGGTCGGTGGCTTGCGCGGTCTGTTCCGTGGCCGCGAGGGGGAGCTCCTACTCGACCTGGTTTATGTCTTCGCGCTCACCGGGATCTCGGAGCGGCTGATCCTGGACTTCACCACACAGCGGCGGGTCGTTCTGCCAGAACTCGGTCAGACGGCGTTGTTGCTGCTGGCCCTCTGGTATACCTGGGTCCGCGCGGCGGTCCTGACCAGTGCCTACGATCCGCGAAAACGGGCGATCCGGCTCGCACTCGTCTTGGTCATGTTCGGCAGCATGATCATGGCGGTTACGCTGCCCTTTGCGTTCGGCGATCGAGGCGTGGTCTTCGCGGTCACCTACGTCGCCATCCAACTCGGCAAGCCCCTCGTCCTCCTGCTCGGCCGGTACGACCTTGAACGGCACAGCTGCGCGCGGATACTTTGCTGGGCGGCGGTATCCGCCGTACCCTGGATCGCCGGGGCGGTTCTCTTCCCGCAGAGTCCCGCGCGCGGGGTCCTGTGGACGCTGGCGTTGGCGCTGGACTACACGGGACTCGTCCTCGGCTGGCCCGTTCCGCGACTTGGCCGCACCCGTATCGAAGACTGGAGGCTCGCCGGCGAGCACATCGCCGAGCGTTATCAGCAGTTCATCGTCATCGCGCTCGGCGAGACGATCCTGCTCACGGGACTGACGTTCGCCGACGAGTTCACCCCTGATCGGGTGGTGCCGAGCGTCGTGGCGTTCGCCACCACGATGCTGATGTGGCGAATCTACTTTCACCGCGCTGGGGCGGTGTTGCCCGCCGCCATCGAGGCCATCCCCCGCCCAGCCCGCCTCGGTCGGTCTGCGTTCCACACCCACCTGGTCATCGTGACCGGCATCCTTGCCACCGGCGTCGGCCACGCACTGGTCATCCACCATCCGGTCGGAAACGAGGATCCGCTGTGGCTAGCGGTCATCCTGGGTGGGCCTGCGCTGTTCCTGGCCGGGCGGTCCGGCCTCGAGTACGAGGTGTTCGCCCGGGTGTCCCCGTCCCGGCCCATCGGACTTCTCGCGCTTGCCGCTTTGGCGCCGGTGATGGTCCGCCTGCCGCCGCTGATCGCCACCAGCACCGCAGCCACCGTGCTGGCCGGTGTCGCGGCGTGGGACACGATACGCGAGCGGGAACACCCAGGTGAGGAACCCTCGCCGCCCGGGTCAACCCGACAGCAACGCTGA
- a CDS encoding DeoR family transcriptional regulator, which translates to MDDQLAVRRLSPRRWRVLSFLAQHGLASTLDVALVCAVSRLTAHRDLVWLREAGLVRRGRSAEDCTHTWWYEVTAEGTEVLRRDLTASGRPVPLQLGQRPPGAAGLAPSTPQGDTSRRGRPHGPEQSCASLPLVRTHRLVVANPRKTWRRSSSKDVRSTGPHGGRWRFSRRSGVVPVRRAARRSRRR; encoded by the coding sequence ATGGATGACCAGCTGGCCGTGCGGCGGTTGTCGCCGCGGCGGTGGCGGGTCCTGTCGTTCCTGGCGCAGCATGGTTTGGCGTCGACGCTGGACGTGGCCCTGGTTTGTGCCGTGTCGCGGCTGACGGCTCACCGGGACCTGGTCTGGCTACGTGAGGCGGGGCTGGTACGCCGCGGGCGCTCGGCGGAGGATTGTACCCATACCTGGTGGTACGAGGTCACGGCCGAGGGGACGGAGGTGCTCCGCCGCGACCTGACGGCGTCGGGGCGGCCGGTACCGCTGCAGCTAGGCCAGCGGCCTCCGGGCGCGGCCGGACTGGCGCCGAGTACGCCTCAAGGCGACACTTCCCGCCGCGGACGGCCGCACGGCCCAGAACAGAGCTGCGCGTCCCTACCCCTGGTAAGGACGCACAGGCTCGTTGTGGCCAACCCCCGCAAGACCTGGCGGCGATCCTCATCCAAGGATGTCCGCTCCACCGGCCCCCACGGCGGCCGCTGGCGGTTCAGTCGTCGGTCGGGGGTGGTGCCAGTTCGGCGTGCCGCACGACGTAGTCGCCGGCGGTGA
- a CDS encoding DUF4132 domain-containing protein: protein MGTFDPDQALRLVVNRVKEWYERLDGFTLNRSDQREFVNQVATVCGWAPADAGRVLLAALNDPDGPYGLLPAQLELLPEATRQAELLGSAVAALEDAEADHDRRVAAAMTVIGSLPRRHNITKDNPWGAACHEMWARTEQLLAAQPADVRQTLFDALTVPEQDSDGRTTLIRRLLSAGGLDGSGWLDRLGGHARLGFNDWSYRLLKWTWESIETEYLAGRTHPAALATWRRTRIEHFVRDVGDADETLWPIPNVGEPWADRAIADIEAMPEERRPAWRALLAHCLLGAEKARPTAAWQKSARLLLDAVGGDEFTARLDDWLPLVGLARSLPLRMTTCCRGHFADVPPRMLDRHNVGLLWGLIWMRAICPPSEDTLRSLGQIAERATRKIPGHGPASPKLANVAVGALIDADHPAALAQLARLASRLTYKSTLRIVEKGLTKHAEALGIGREDVEEMALPGFGLPLADKLGDCSYEVEVRGTDAVVVWRNADGKVVKAPPAQVRKDHGEEVKELKATVTDIGATLIGTRDRLEGLLRRDRTWTAEQWRERFLDHPLAGTLARRLIWTVDGVACCWGGDALRTVEDAVLEPADGATVRLWHPVDDPAAVGSWRDFLARHAITQPFKQAHREQYLLTDAERATGTYSNRFAAHIVRQHRLNALLSRRGWLHVRHRNDGASYGMPWLALPDWELRAELGIAGIEDRGDDLTFDTMATDQLRITREDSTPMPLEQVPAVVLSEVMRDVDLFVAAAGVGNDPNWYDGGPLGRYRDYWARNSFGDLTPRGETRREVLAELIPRLAIADRCTVTDKFLEVRGDLHTYRIHCGTGNILIAPDGRYLCIIPDSAKAKEPEMFLPFEGDSRLAEIISKALLLAADKKIKDPVILHQL from the coding sequence ATGGGCACGTTCGACCCGGATCAGGCGCTGCGCCTGGTGGTCAACCGCGTCAAGGAGTGGTACGAGCGGCTTGACGGCTTCACCCTCAACCGAAGTGATCAGCGGGAGTTCGTCAATCAGGTGGCCACGGTGTGTGGCTGGGCGCCGGCCGACGCGGGTCGGGTGCTGCTCGCCGCGCTGAACGACCCGGACGGACCGTACGGTCTTCTTCCCGCGCAGCTCGAACTCCTTCCGGAGGCCACGCGACAGGCCGAGCTGCTCGGCTCGGCCGTGGCGGCGCTGGAGGACGCCGAGGCGGATCACGATCGGCGGGTCGCCGCGGCGATGACGGTGATCGGAAGCCTGCCGCGCCGCCACAACATCACGAAGGACAACCCGTGGGGGGCCGCCTGCCACGAAATGTGGGCCCGGACGGAGCAACTCCTGGCCGCGCAGCCGGCGGACGTGCGGCAGACACTGTTCGACGCATTGACGGTGCCCGAGCAGGACAGCGACGGGCGGACCACGCTGATCCGCCGTCTGCTCTCGGCCGGTGGGCTGGACGGTTCCGGATGGCTGGATCGGCTGGGCGGTCACGCCCGACTGGGATTCAACGACTGGAGCTACAGGCTCCTCAAGTGGACCTGGGAATCGATCGAGACGGAGTACCTCGCCGGACGTACGCACCCGGCGGCGCTGGCAACCTGGCGCCGGACGCGAATCGAGCACTTCGTTCGCGACGTGGGCGACGCGGACGAGACGCTGTGGCCCATTCCCAACGTCGGTGAACCGTGGGCCGACCGCGCCATCGCGGACATCGAGGCGATGCCCGAGGAACGCCGGCCCGCCTGGCGCGCGTTGCTCGCCCACTGCCTGCTCGGCGCGGAGAAGGCGAGGCCGACGGCCGCCTGGCAAAAGAGCGCCCGGCTCCTGCTCGACGCGGTCGGCGGCGACGAGTTCACCGCCCGGCTCGACGACTGGCTCCCGCTGGTGGGTCTGGCACGTAGCCTGCCACTGCGCATGACCACGTGTTGTAGGGGTCACTTCGCCGACGTACCGCCGCGGATGCTCGACCGTCACAACGTCGGGCTGCTGTGGGGCCTGATCTGGATGCGGGCGATCTGCCCGCCGTCGGAGGACACCCTGCGCAGCCTCGGCCAGATCGCGGAACGGGCCACCCGCAAGATACCCGGGCATGGTCCGGCGAGCCCGAAACTGGCGAACGTCGCGGTCGGCGCGCTCATCGACGCCGATCATCCCGCAGCCCTCGCGCAACTGGCTCGGCTGGCGTCGCGGCTGACCTACAAGAGCACGCTGCGCATCGTCGAAAAGGGCCTGACCAAGCACGCCGAGGCGCTCGGCATCGGCCGTGAGGACGTCGAGGAGATGGCGCTGCCCGGCTTCGGGCTGCCGCTCGCTGACAAGCTGGGTGACTGCTCGTACGAGGTTGAGGTTCGCGGCACCGACGCCGTAGTGGTGTGGCGCAATGCGGACGGCAAGGTGGTCAAGGCCCCTCCGGCGCAGGTGCGCAAGGACCACGGCGAGGAGGTGAAGGAGCTGAAGGCGACCGTCACGGACATCGGCGCCACGCTGATCGGCACCCGTGACCGCCTGGAAGGGCTGCTGCGGCGCGACCGCACGTGGACCGCCGAGCAGTGGCGCGAGCGATTCCTGGATCACCCACTGGCCGGGACCCTGGCCCGGCGGCTGATCTGGACCGTCGACGGCGTCGCCTGCTGCTGGGGCGGTGATGCCCTGCGGACCGTGGAGGACGCGGTGCTCGAGCCCGCCGACGGCGCCACGGTCCGGCTCTGGCACCCGGTCGACGACCCGGCCGCGGTCGGTTCCTGGCGGGACTTCCTGGCCCGGCACGCGATCACCCAGCCGTTCAAGCAGGCACACCGGGAGCAGTACCTGCTGACCGACGCGGAGCGGGCCACCGGTACGTATTCCAACCGGTTCGCCGCGCACATCGTGCGCCAGCACCGCCTCAACGCGCTCCTGTCCCGGCGCGGCTGGTTGCACGTGCGACACCGCAACGACGGCGCCTCCTACGGCATGCCCTGGCTGGCCCTGCCCGACTGGGAGCTACGTGCCGAGCTGGGCATCGCCGGGATCGAGGATCGGGGCGACGACCTGACGTTCGACACGATGGCGACCGATCAGCTGCGGATCACCCGGGAAGACAGCACGCCAATGCCGCTGGAGCAGGTCCCGGCGGTCGTGCTGAGCGAGGTGATGCGCGACGTCGACCTGTTCGTGGCCGCCGCCGGGGTGGGCAACGACCCGAACTGGTACGACGGTGGCCCTCTGGGCCGGTATCGCGACTACTGGGCGCGGAACAGCTTCGGGGACCTCACCCCGCGCGGCGAGACGCGCCGGGAGGTGCTGGCCGAGCTGATCCCTCGGCTGGCGATCGCCGACCGCTGCACCGTCACCGACAAGTTCCTTGAGGTGCGCGGTGATCTGCACACGTATCGCATCCACTGCGGTACGGGCAACATCCTGATCGCCCCGGACGGCCGCTACCTGTGCATCATCCCGGACTCGGCGAAGGCGAAGGAGCCGGAGATGTTCCTGCCCTTCGAAGGCGACAGCCGGCTCGCCGAGATCATCAGTAAGGCGCTGCTACTGGCGGCCGACAAGAAGATCAAGGACCCGGTGATTTTGCACCAGCTGTGA
- a CDS encoding NADPH-dependent F420 reductase: protein MKEIAVNVGILGTGNLAIALGRVWAGAGHLVVVTGRNPENASRAAGQIGGAAQAVGPADFAAQVEVVVVAVAWEGLEEALSLVGGADGSLSGVTVIDCTNAVDYATGQLKPTSGSAGELVARVAPGAHVVKAFHLFAGASWPYAGPRDSAPVVAICGDQPEALERAGRLTEDLGARTAVVGGLASARQLEEAAGFVMRVVAAGWNPRLAVPDVDPALLNAGSATAN from the coding sequence ATGAAGGAGATCGCGGTGAACGTAGGAATCCTGGGAACGGGCAACCTCGCTATAGCGCTTGGCCGAGTGTGGGCGGGAGCTGGCCATCTGGTCGTGGTAACAGGGCGCAACCCGGAAAACGCCAGTCGGGCTGCTGGCCAGATCGGCGGCGCAGCCCAGGCTGTCGGTCCCGCCGACTTCGCAGCACAGGTCGAGGTGGTCGTGGTCGCGGTCGCGTGGGAGGGCCTGGAGGAGGCGCTCTCCCTCGTCGGTGGTGCTGACGGCTCACTGAGCGGGGTTACGGTGATCGACTGCACCAACGCTGTCGACTACGCCACCGGGCAGCTGAAGCCGACGTCGGGCTCGGCAGGAGAGCTTGTCGCTCGCGTTGCGCCGGGCGCTCACGTGGTCAAAGCATTCCACTTGTTCGCTGGAGCGTCTTGGCCCTACGCAGGACCGCGCGACTCGGCGCCGGTCGTGGCGATCTGCGGCGATCAGCCCGAGGCGCTTGAACGCGCCGGCAGGCTGACTGAGGATCTTGGTGCGCGGACTGCCGTGGTTGGTGGGCTCGCTAGTGCACGTCAGTTGGAGGAGGCCGCAGGATTCGTCATGCGTGTCGTGGCGGCAGGGTGGAACCCCAGGCTCGCCGTCCCCGATGTGGATCCGGCGTTGCTGAACGCAGGATCGGCCACGGCCAACTGA
- a CDS encoding winged helix-turn-helix transcriptional regulator has product MIDGTCQTFVSDCHVRAAVELINHTWDPVVLSALRAGPTRRNDLLVRITGISDKVLTQALHRLRARGLVVRQGNDERLPGSHGVVYQLSPLGGSFANGPLAQLAQWAAANQADLIEPSTTS; this is encoded by the coding sequence ATGATCGACGGCACCTGCCAGACGTTTGTCTCGGACTGTCATGTCCGCGCGGCAGTTGAACTCATCAACCACACGTGGGATCCGGTAGTCCTGTCAGCGCTGCGCGCCGGCCCAACGAGACGCAACGACCTGTTGGTACGCATCACAGGCATCAGCGACAAGGTCCTGACGCAGGCGTTGCACCGCCTTCGAGCGCGGGGACTGGTCGTCCGGCAGGGCAACGACGAGCGGCTGCCGGGAAGCCACGGCGTCGTCTATCAGCTGTCGCCTTTGGGCGGGTCGTTCGCCAACGGCCCACTCGCACAACTGGCCCAATGGGCCGCAGCGAACCAGGCAGACCTCATCGAGCCGTCAACAACGTCATGA